One genomic segment of Clostridium estertheticum subsp. estertheticum includes these proteins:
- a CDS encoding methylated-DNA--[protein]-cysteine S-methyltransferase — translation MNNIFYYETIIGKIGIVENGIAITQMNFARKMPEGININETVLIKKANMQLQEYFSGKRKTFDLPLAPSGTEFQQKVWSSLLEIPYGKTNSYKDIAKNVGNINAARAVGMANSKNPIFILIPCHRVIGANGKLVGYAGGLSVKEKLLEIEKQNENN, via the coding sequence ATTAATAACATATTTTATTATGAAACAATAATTGGGAAAATAGGAATTGTTGAGAATGGTATAGCTATAACTCAGATGAATTTTGCTCGAAAAATGCCTGAAGGTATAAATATTAATGAGACTGTTTTGATAAAAAAAGCAAATATGCAACTTCAAGAATATTTTTCTGGAAAAAGAAAAACATTTGATTTACCGCTTGCTCCTAGTGGGACAGAATTTCAGCAAAAAGTATGGAGTTCACTGCTAGAAATCCCTTATGGAAAAACTAACAGTTATAAGGATATAGCAAAAAATGTTGGTAATATAAATGCAGCTCGTGCAGTAGGAATGGCAAATAGTAAAAATCCGATTTTTATATTAATCCCTTGTCATCGTGTTATTGGTGCTAATGGTAAATTGGTTGGTTATGCTGGTGGGTTGAGTGTGAAAGAAAAACTTTTAGAAATAGAAAAACAAAATGAAAATAACTAG
- a CDS encoding glycosyltransferase family 2 protein, giving the protein MSILNQTYKYIELILINDGSIDNSGQLCDTFAKLDNRIKVEHMKNLGVSSARNKGIKAATGKFIQFVDSDDYIEPNMIETLINEINRNIDLVFCGYTRVSKGKNGEINIKAISLNKQVNMTKKTFLNEFGILFKHYYINYLWNKLYVVDIIKKYNLEFDSLINWGEDLMFNLQYLEHCGNITIIDKQLYNYVNYNDNSITSTFNKELYNNQNNMYKSVRKFLIKNNVYTDTNKDIVELKFTDSIIMSLNNLFYKDSDCDKLEIKKQISRIIEDDILGQDLKYFNIGGFQKKIVGKLIKNKFLHLIIYFYKTKEYIRRRKNFLYKIFKK; this is encoded by the coding sequence ATGAGCATTTTAAATCAAACATATAAATATATAGAATTAATTCTTATTAATGATGGGTCAATTGATAACAGTGGACAGTTGTGTGATACCTTTGCAAAACTGGATAATCGTATTAAAGTAGAACATATGAAAAATTTAGGAGTATCATCTGCTAGAAATAAAGGTATAAAAGCAGCTACAGGAAAATTTATTCAATTTGTTGATTCTGATGATTATATTGAACCTAATATGATTGAAACTTTAATTAATGAAATAAATAGAAACATCGATTTGGTATTTTGTGGATATACAAGAGTTTCTAAGGGTAAAAATGGTGAAATAAATATTAAGGCGATCAGTTTAAACAAGCAAGTTAATATGACAAAAAAAACATTCTTGAATGAATTTGGTATTCTTTTTAAACATTATTATATTAACTATCTCTGGAATAAGTTATATGTTGTTGATATTATAAAAAAATATAATCTTGAATTTGATAGTTTAATAAATTGGGGGGAGGATCTTATGTTCAATCTCCAATATTTAGAACATTGTGGTAACATCACTATAATTGATAAACAACTCTATAATTATGTAAATTATAATGATAATTCTATTACATCTACATTTAATAAAGAATTATATAATAATCAAAATAACATGTACAAATCAGTAAGGAAATTTTTAATTAAAAATAATGTATATACAGATACTAACAAAGATATAGTAGAATTGAAATTCACAGATAGCATTATAATGAGTTTAAACAATTTGTTTTATAAAGATTCAGACTGCGATAAATTAGAAATTAAGAAGCAAATATCACGAATTATTGAAGACGACATTTTAGGTCAGGATTTAAAGTATTTTAACATCGGAGGTTTTCAAAAAAAAATAGTCGGTAAGCTGATAAAGAATAAATTTTTGCATCTTATTATTTATTTTTATAAAACTAAAGAGTATATTAGGCGCAGAAAGAATTTTTTATATAAGATTTTTAAAAAGTAA
- a CDS encoding TetR/AcrR family transcriptional regulator, translated as MRRKDDEKEKSIKEAVVKLILELGFHGTSISKIAKEAGVSPATVYIYYENKEIMFQDIYYEYSEEIFDYLLSMVYKNMDGHELIEILVRGYYTYIKENGEIFHFVDQFSSCPALACHCLDRKGVKNLNNLFEEMKQQRVLKDIQNDNLIAILFFPIKSIASNQCIGEVERDDLLKELITIIQDALLA; from the coding sequence ATGAGAAGAAAAGATGATGAAAAAGAGAAAAGTATAAAGGAAGCAGTTGTTAAACTAATACTTGAATTAGGTTTTCATGGTACTTCTATTTCAAAAATTGCAAAAGAAGCAGGGGTTTCCCCAGCTACTGTTTATATTTATTACGAGAATAAAGAAATTATGTTTCAAGATATATATTATGAATATTCTGAAGAAATATTTGATTATTTGCTTAGTATGGTTTATAAGAATATGGATGGACATGAACTTATTGAAATACTGGTCAGAGGATATTATACTTACATCAAAGAGAATGGAGAGATATTTCATTTTGTAGATCAATTTTCCAGTTGTCCAGCTTTAGCTTGCCATTGCTTAGATAGAAAAGGCGTGAAAAATCTTAATAATTTGTTTGAGGAAATGAAGCAGCAAAGAGTGCTTAAGGATATCCAAAATGATAATTTGATAGCAATACTTTTTTTTCCAATAAAGTCTATTGCGAGTAACCAATGTATTGGAGAAGTTGAAAGGGATGATTTACTAAAAGAGTTGATTACAATAATACAGGATGCTTTGTTAGCTTAA
- the tagD gene encoding glycerol-3-phosphate cytidylyltransferase, with the protein MKKVITYGTFDLLHYGHINILKKARELGDYLIVALSTNEFNALKGKECYFSYDQRKKLIEAIRYVDLVIPEDSWEQKVHDVKEFNVDVFTIGNDWSGKFDFLKEYCDVVYLSRTPKISTTKIKKDLGLDEESVS; encoded by the coding sequence ATGAAAAAAGTAATTACATATGGGACTTTTGATTTGTTACATTATGGTCATATAAATATATTAAAAAAAGCTAGAGAACTGGGGGATTATCTTATAGTAGCATTGTCAACTAATGAATTTAACGCTTTAAAGGGTAAAGAGTGCTATTTCTCGTATGATCAAAGAAAGAAGCTTATTGAAGCTATACGTTATGTGGATTTGGTTATACCTGAAGATAGTTGGGAACAGAAAGTTCATGATGTTAAGGAATTTAATGTTGACGTGTTTACTATTGGGAACGATTGGTCTGGAAAATTTGATTTTTTAAAAGAATATTGTGATGTAGTATATCTATCAAGAACCCCAAAAATATCAACCACTAAAATAAAAAAAGATTTAGGATTGGATGAAGAAAGTGTATCTTAA
- a CDS encoding CDP-glycerol glycerophosphotransferase family protein has protein sequence MINICILKICSLLNKMLKKKRNKICLVSFPDFSDNCMGVFNYIIKENLTQYEIVWLVNDLFIPDKISELQLSFKVKVVKKNSLLGLFNYMTSKYIFYTHTPFNGIENLKKQIVINLWHGMPLKNIGYLDNKDEKNIPHFTYTIATSYEFQNVISKVFGVSKSKVLITGLPRNDEINKFKNILAKLKINGEIYNKKILWMPTFRKSVMAEVRNDGKHKNRKLPLLSNEELEEFNKYLRDNNDLLVIKLHPMDYLKKEDFSKLSNIKIVTNCDFKNIGEQLYSLFQEFDAFITDYSSVYFDFMLLNKPIGFVMDDLKEYSSSRGFVFEDIYDWIPGPIIKDVSELKTYIKNVNNDIDDFKDIREKVNDKTNSYSNFNNTKRLFNELGL, from the coding sequence TTGATAAATATATGTATTTTAAAAATATGTTCATTATTAAATAAGATGTTAAAAAAGAAAAGAAATAAGATTTGTTTAGTTAGTTTTCCAGATTTCTCTGATAACTGTATGGGTGTATTCAATTATATAATTAAAGAAAATTTGACTCAATATGAAATTGTGTGGTTAGTAAATGACTTATTTATTCCAGATAAAATTAGTGAATTACAACTTTCATTTAAGGTTAAGGTTGTAAAAAAGAATTCTCTTTTGGGGTTATTTAATTATATGACTTCGAAGTATATATTTTATACTCATACACCTTTTAATGGGATAGAAAATCTTAAAAAGCAAATTGTAATTAATTTATGGCATGGTATGCCACTTAAAAACATAGGATATCTAGACAATAAAGATGAGAAGAATATTCCTCATTTTACATATACTATAGCTACATCTTATGAATTTCAAAATGTCATATCCAAGGTTTTTGGGGTAAGTAAGAGTAAAGTATTAATTACTGGATTACCTAGAAATGATGAAATAAATAAATTCAAAAATATATTAGCTAAATTAAAGATAAATGGGGAAATTTATAATAAGAAAATATTATGGATGCCGACATTTAGAAAATCAGTTATGGCAGAAGTACGAAATGATGGTAAACACAAAAATAGAAAATTACCGTTATTATCTAATGAAGAATTAGAAGAGTTTAATAAATATTTAAGGGATAATAATGATTTACTTGTAATTAAATTACATCCTATGGATTATCTTAAAAAAGAGGACTTTAGTAAATTAAGTAATATAAAGATAGTTACAAATTGTGATTTTAAAAATATAGGTGAGCAACTATATTCATTATTTCAAGAATTCGATGCTTTTATTACCGATTATTCATCAGTCTATTTTGATTTTATGTTGCTTAATAAACCTATTGGCTTTGTAATGGACGATTTAAAAGAATATAGTAGTAGCCGAGGGTTTGTTTTTGAAGATATTTATGATTGGATTCCAGGACCAATTATTAAAGATGTCTCTGAGTTAAAAACTTACATAAAAAATGTAAACAATGATATAGACGATTTTAAAGATATTAGAGAAAAAGTTAATGATAAAACTAATAGCTATTCAAACTTTAACAATACTAAAAGGCTATTTAATGAATTAGGTTTATAG
- a CDS encoding MATE family efflux transporter, whose amino-acid sequence MNGKLGSESISKLLFKFSVPAITGMVVNALYNIVDRIYIGHIKGVGSYALSGLAITFPISVIIMAFGMLIGIGACSVISIRLGEKNVKAADNILGNAVMLLTIISVALGIFGVLFLNKILMLFGADQNNLPYAKAYIQIILMGSVFQNIGFGINNIIRAEGNPKMAMLTMMFGAIINIILDPIFIFVFKMGIQGAAIATVFSQVFNTLLVLRYFTAKNSGSILKLKKINLKLNKYIVNDIFAIGVAPFSMQIASSLVAILYNKGLYTYGGNLAIAAMGILNSISMLIFMPIVGISQGIQPIIGYNYGAKLYDRVFKILKLAIIFGTCIAVIGFIVVQLFANQLITIFVGNNPELIKLGAHGLRIDLMVLPILGFQILGASYFQAINEAKTSMVLSVLRQVIVLIPIILILPLFLKLDGLWFSQPCADLIATSLTAFFLVRSIKKLRSSSVL is encoded by the coding sequence ATGAATGGGAAATTAGGATCGGAAAGTATAAGCAAATTACTTTTTAAGTTTTCGGTGCCAGCTATAACGGGAATGGTAGTGAATGCTTTATATAATATTGTGGATCGAATATATATTGGACATATTAAAGGGGTGGGATCATACGCATTATCCGGACTTGCTATAACATTTCCAATATCAGTCATTATAATGGCATTTGGAATGCTTATTGGTATAGGTGCTTGTTCAGTGATATCAATAAGACTTGGAGAAAAAAACGTTAAGGCAGCAGATAACATTTTGGGGAATGCTGTGATGCTTTTAACAATAATATCAGTAGCACTCGGAATTTTTGGAGTTTTATTTTTGAATAAAATTTTAATGTTGTTTGGTGCAGATCAAAATAATCTGCCTTATGCAAAAGCATATATACAAATCATACTTATGGGATCTGTTTTTCAAAATATAGGATTTGGTATTAATAATATAATTAGAGCAGAGGGAAATCCCAAAATGGCAATGCTTACAATGATGTTTGGCGCAATTATTAATATTATATTAGATCCAATATTTATATTTGTATTTAAAATGGGAATTCAAGGTGCTGCAATAGCAACTGTATTTTCTCAAGTTTTTAATACTTTATTAGTGCTTAGATATTTTACAGCAAAAAACAGTGGAAGCATACTTAAATTAAAGAAAATTAACTTAAAGCTCAATAAATATATTGTAAATGATATTTTTGCTATTGGTGTAGCACCGTTCTCTATGCAAATAGCTTCAAGCCTTGTAGCTATTTTATATAATAAAGGTCTTTATACTTATGGAGGGAATCTTGCAATTGCTGCAATGGGGATATTAAATAGTATATCAATGCTAATTTTTATGCCCATAGTTGGTATTAGTCAAGGTATACAGCCTATAATAGGATATAATTATGGGGCTAAATTGTATGATAGAGTTTTTAAAATTTTAAAACTCGCCATAATTTTTGGAACTTGTATTGCTGTAATTGGGTTTATTGTTGTGCAACTATTTGCAAATCAACTTATAACAATATTTGTAGGTAATAATCCTGAATTAATAAAATTAGGTGCACATGGACTTAGGATTGATTTAATGGTTTTACCTATTTTAGGATTTCAAATTTTAGGTGCAAGTTATTTTCAAGCCATAAATGAGGCAAAAACATCGATGGTTTTAAGTGTTTTAAGACAAGTCATAGTGTTAATACCTATTATACTTATACTCCCATTATTTCTTAAATTGGATGGATTATGGTTTTCACAACCTTGCGCTGATTTGATTGCAACATCACTTACTGCATTTTTTCTTGTTAGGAGTATTAAAAAATTAAGGAGCAGTTCTGTATTGTAA
- the lon gene encoding endopeptidase La: MMSLDKKNKEGMVIPVADIVLLPGMEYTLKLTKISEEELKNLDDDEQFSIALPLKQNFNQNQLKEEDFHRVGVSFHVNEVEKTEKGYQVKIKTLDRVEINELIIESGFIRVEFEVIPDTIDLNEKGQEEMIECIKKVTREVSERFKGSDQFMKMIEDQKELNALMAHLTQFMPLTNEEKYELIKIKSLKDRSLKFMDYILKQKEALKLQLEMAEKFTQKANKGYRESVLRDQLKAIQTELDEGKSESAKKDKTYIDKIEEAQMPAEIKIAALDELEKLERQSENSAEYNIVRNYLDLLVKLPWKKSEPKVINLGEARRILDEQHYGLDKVKDRILQHLAVMQLKKDKKGSILLLVGPPGTGKTSLGKSIAQALDRKYIRLSLGGIRDEAEIRGHRRTYIGAMPGRIIQSIKKAGEINPVIVLDEVDKLMTGYNGDPASALLEVLDPEQNNSFTDHYLDLPYDLSEVFFIATANSIGDIPRPLLDRMEIIQISSYTMNEKFHIGKNHLIPEILEEHGLNKEQLVIEDGALQKIISEYTMEAGVRGLKKQLATLARITSEKIVSHKGELPFTVTESELDDLLGRKVSSHDKAQKDNPPGVVTGLAWTSVGGEILFIEATDMLGSGQVILTGQLGDVMKESARISLSLLKSRLPMNSINFKERDLHIHVPSGSVPKDGPSAGITLFTALASLVTGIKVDPKLAMTGEITLRGAVLPIGGLKEKLIGAQRAGITKILIPKENLVDLKDVPEEVRSLLTIKTVETVEDVLRETLGISLPRIEHVFNPSISSEIKIKENQI; the protein is encoded by the coding sequence ATGATGAGTTTAGATAAAAAAAATAAAGAGGGAATGGTAATTCCTGTAGCAGATATAGTTTTATTACCAGGAATGGAGTATACTTTAAAGCTAACTAAAATTAGTGAAGAAGAACTTAAAAATTTAGACGATGATGAGCAATTTAGTATCGCTTTACCTTTAAAACAAAATTTTAACCAGAACCAATTAAAAGAAGAAGATTTCCATAGAGTTGGCGTTTCATTTCATGTAAATGAAGTTGAGAAAACAGAAAAAGGATATCAAGTGAAAATTAAAACTTTAGATAGGGTTGAAATTAATGAACTTATTATTGAAAGTGGTTTTATACGTGTAGAATTTGAAGTAATACCAGATACTATTGATCTTAATGAAAAAGGTCAAGAAGAAATGATTGAATGCATTAAGAAGGTTACTCGTGAGGTTAGTGAAAGATTTAAGGGATCAGACCAGTTTATGAAGATGATAGAAGATCAAAAGGAGCTAAATGCACTAATGGCTCATCTTACTCAATTTATGCCACTAACAAACGAAGAAAAGTATGAGTTAATTAAAATTAAATCTTTAAAAGATAGAAGCCTTAAGTTTATGGATTACATCTTAAAACAAAAGGAAGCTCTCAAGTTGCAACTTGAGATGGCAGAAAAATTCACTCAGAAAGCTAATAAAGGATATAGAGAATCAGTATTAAGAGATCAATTAAAGGCGATTCAAACAGAATTAGATGAAGGAAAAAGTGAGAGTGCGAAGAAAGATAAAACTTATATAGATAAAATTGAAGAGGCTCAAATGCCAGCTGAAATAAAAATTGCTGCTTTAGATGAACTTGAAAAGCTAGAAAGACAAAGTGAGAATAGTGCTGAATATAATATTGTACGTAATTATTTAGATTTATTAGTTAAACTTCCTTGGAAAAAGTCTGAACCAAAAGTTATTAATTTAGGAGAAGCAAGGAGAATACTAGATGAGCAGCATTATGGATTAGATAAGGTTAAGGATAGAATTTTGCAACATTTAGCGGTTATGCAGCTTAAAAAAGATAAAAAAGGTTCTATTTTATTATTAGTTGGACCTCCAGGTACTGGTAAAACTAGTTTAGGTAAAAGTATTGCACAGGCACTAGATAGGAAATATATAAGATTAAGTTTAGGTGGCATACGTGATGAAGCAGAAATAAGAGGACATAGAAGAACTTACATTGGTGCAATGCCAGGAAGAATTATTCAAAGCATAAAGAAAGCAGGAGAAATAAATCCAGTTATAGTTTTAGATGAAGTGGATAAGCTAATGACTGGCTATAATGGAGATCCAGCCAGTGCATTACTTGAGGTATTAGATCCAGAGCAAAATAACAGCTTTACAGATCATTATTTAGATTTACCTTATGATTTGTCTGAAGTATTTTTTATAGCAACAGCTAATTCCATTGGTGACATTCCAAGGCCATTACTTGATAGAATGGAGATAATCCAGATATCTAGTTATACTATGAATGAAAAATTCCATATTGGGAAAAACCATTTAATACCTGAAATACTTGAAGAACATGGGTTAAATAAAGAACAGTTAGTTATTGAAGATGGAGCTTTGCAAAAGATAATTAGTGAATATACCATGGAAGCTGGTGTTCGTGGACTGAAAAAACAACTAGCTACTCTTGCAAGAATTACTTCAGAAAAAATTGTATCACATAAAGGAGAGTTACCATTTACTGTTACTGAAAGTGAGTTAGACGATTTACTTGGTAGAAAAGTTTCAAGTCATGATAAGGCTCAAAAGGATAATCCCCCAGGCGTAGTTACAGGCCTTGCATGGACATCTGTAGGTGGAGAAATACTTTTCATTGAAGCTACGGACATGTTAGGAAGTGGACAAGTTATATTAACAGGACAACTAGGAGATGTTATGAAGGAGTCTGCAAGGATATCTTTAAGTTTACTTAAATCAAGGTTACCAATGAATTCTATAAACTTTAAGGAAAGAGATCTTCATATTCATGTTCCATCAGGATCTGTTCCTAAAGATGGTCCATCAGCTGGAATTACATTGTTCACTGCACTTGCATCTCTTGTTACAGGAATAAAGGTGGATCCAAAACTTGCAATGACAGGAGAAATAACTTTAAGAGGAGCAGTACTACCAATTGGTGGACTTAAGGAAAAGTTAATTGGAGCTCAAAGGGCAGGTATAACAAAAATATTAATTCCTAAGGAGAATTTAGTTGACCTAAAGGATGTGCCTGAAGAAGTTAGAAGTTTGTTAACTATTAAAACGGTAGAAACAGTAGAGGATGTTCTTCGTGAAACACTAGGAATATCGCTACCTAGAATAGAACATGTATTTAATCCAAGTATTTCGTCGGAAATAAAGATTAAAGAAAATCAAATATAA
- the greA gene encoding transcription elongation factor GreA → MKSTILTPSGVIKLEEELTLRTGEKRREITAAIKEAKGHGDLSENAEYDAAKDEEATNNDRIIAVQELLRNSTVVDDESSDEHLGLGGQADIKFLDTDDIVKVRLVSTVETNPDLMNISIESPLGIAIYKKALGEKCTVLAPEGNYEVSIEKIYE, encoded by the coding sequence ATGAAAAGTACAATATTAACACCTAGTGGGGTAATAAAATTAGAAGAAGAATTAACCCTACGAACCGGAGAAAAAAGAAGAGAAATAACGGCAGCAATTAAAGAAGCAAAAGGGCATGGCGATCTAAGTGAAAATGCAGAATATGATGCAGCTAAAGATGAGGAAGCAACTAATAATGATAGAATAATTGCAGTGCAAGAGTTACTTCGAAACTCTACAGTAGTAGATGACGAGAGCAGCGATGAACACTTAGGTCTTGGTGGGCAAGCTGACATTAAATTTCTTGATACAGATGATATTGTAAAAGTACGCTTGGTATCCACAGTAGAGACCAATCCAGACCTTATGAATATAAGTATTGAATCACCACTTGGAATTGCAATCTATAAAAAAGCACTTGGAGAGAAATGCACAGTTTTAGCCCCTGAAGGTAATTATGAAGTAAGTATAGAGAAGATTTACGAATAG
- a CDS encoding DUF1657 domain-containing protein — MTVGTQMQQAIAGIQSASATMKTFSLETEDEKAKNDFEQIAVQLDSAMDILKGRQKYIQNQEPQY; from the coding sequence ATGACTGTAGGAACACAAATGCAACAAGCAATTGCTGGAATACAAAGCGCTTCAGCTACAATGAAGACTTTTTCTCTAGAAACAGAGGATGAGAAAGCGAAAAATGATTTTGAACAAATAGCAGTACAACTTGATTCTGCTATGGATATTTTAAAAGGAAGACAAAAATATATTCAGAATCAAGAACCTCAATATTAA
- the spoVAE gene encoding stage V sporulation protein AE → MEKFILAFIVGGLICVIGQLIMDILKITPAHTTCTLVVIGTILGGLGLYDPLVKIAGAGAFVPISSFGNTLVAGALIDAEQTGFIGVFTGVFKAASSGISAAIIFGFIGAIIFKPKG, encoded by the coding sequence ATGGAAAAATTTATTTTAGCATTTATAGTAGGCGGTCTAATTTGTGTTATTGGCCAACTTATAATGGATATTTTAAAGATTACACCTGCACATACTACATGTACGTTAGTTGTGATAGGAACAATTTTAGGCGGGCTTGGACTATATGATCCTTTGGTTAAAATTGCAGGAGCAGGTGCATTTGTACCAATAAGTAGTTTTGGAAATACACTTGTAGCAGGAGCTCTAATAGATGCAGAGCAAACAGGATTTATAGGAGTATTTACTGGCGTTTTTAAAGCGGCTAGTTCTGGAATATCTGCTGCAATAATCTTTGGCTTTATTGGTGCAATAATATTTAAGCCAAAGGGGTAA
- a CDS encoding NADH-dependent flavin oxidoreductase, producing MKIENLLKQRTLDSTINVKNSIVMAPMTTFSANPDGTVSVAELSYYKARSKGVGIVITAATNVQKSGKGFPGQFAAYNNSFLPSLKKLSQTIKGEGALAILQIFHGGRMAIPAEIPGGQTISASAIAAEREGAMTPREMTEAEIQDTINAFGETTKLAIAAGFDGVEIHGANTYLLQQFFSPHSNRRDDMWGGNLEKRMNFPLAVIAQVKKVIKEDGIKNFIVGYRFSPEELENPGITLDDTLSFIDVLSNQGLSYLHSSISDFWQSSIRNASSTNPIICSMLDKIHDRVPFIGVGSIHTPEDAIKALNSGATFISLGRELIMEPDWVSKVQTGDFSKIRTTLNKTQRKSLDIPEPLWNTIINTPGWFPMSK from the coding sequence TTGAAAATTGAAAATTTACTTAAACAAAGAACTTTAGATTCAACTATAAATGTAAAAAACTCTATAGTTATGGCACCTATGACTACTTTTTCTGCAAATCCTGATGGAACAGTATCTGTTGCAGAATTAAGTTATTATAAAGCAAGATCAAAAGGTGTAGGCATAGTAATCACTGCCGCAACCAATGTACAAAAATCAGGTAAGGGATTCCCTGGACAATTTGCTGCCTACAACAATAGTTTTTTACCAAGTTTAAAAAAATTATCACAAACCATAAAAGGAGAAGGTGCCTTAGCAATTCTTCAAATATTTCATGGTGGTAGAATGGCAATTCCTGCCGAAATACCTGGTGGTCAAACTATTAGTGCAAGTGCCATAGCGGCTGAAAGAGAAGGTGCTATGACTCCACGCGAAATGACAGAGGCAGAAATTCAAGATACTATTAATGCTTTTGGTGAAACAACAAAACTTGCAATAGCGGCTGGTTTTGATGGTGTAGAAATTCATGGAGCCAACACATATTTATTACAACAATTTTTTTCTCCTCATTCAAACCGAAGAGACGATATGTGGGGTGGGAACCTAGAAAAAAGAATGAATTTCCCACTAGCTGTTATTGCGCAGGTTAAGAAAGTAATAAAAGAAGATGGCATAAAGAATTTCATAGTGGGCTACAGGTTTTCACCAGAGGAGCTAGAAAATCCTGGTATAACTTTAGACGACACTCTTTCATTTATAGACGTTTTATCAAATCAAGGATTAAGTTATTTGCACAGCTCTATATCTGATTTTTGGCAAAGTTCAATACGTAATGCCTCCAGTACTAATCCTATTATTTGCAGTATGCTTGATAAAATACATGACAGAGTCCCTTTTATTGGTGTTGGCTCTATCCACACACCTGAAGATGCTATAAAGGCATTAAACAGTGGTGCCACATTTATATCTCTTGGTAGAGAACTAATCATGGAGCCCGACTGGGTGAGTAAGGTTCAAACTGGTGATTTTTCAAAAATACGTACTACTTTAAATAAAACTCAAAGAAAATCTTTAGATATTCCGGAGCCACTTTGGAATACAATTATAAATACACCTGGTTGGTTCCCAATGTCAAAATAA
- the spoVAD gene encoding stage V sporulation protein AD: MLKGHQSWIFNSKPIILGSAAVGGPFEGNGALASDFDIIHEDLWVGQDSFEKAEKVMLEHACARAIEKSNIKKEDINFFISGDLMNQITSSSFAARTLGMPYLGIFGACSSSMEGLALAAQLIDSKSAKYVMASASSHNATAEKQYRYPTEYGGQRPPTAQWTVTGAGAAVLCGEGVGPRVTSATMGRVIDMGISDPYNMGAAMAPAAVDTIEAHFRDLNIDDSYYDLIATGDLGKVGHEIAISLLKDHGIEMMPNIFTDCGLLIYKKDQPVFSGGSGCGCSATVTYGHFLNRMRKGELKRILIVATGALMSPISYQQKESIPCIAHAVSIEM, encoded by the coding sequence TTGCTAAAAGGACATCAATCATGGATATTTAATTCTAAACCTATAATATTAGGCTCTGCAGCAGTTGGGGGACCATTTGAGGGTAATGGTGCACTAGCCAGCGACTTTGATATAATTCATGAGGATTTATGGGTTGGACAGGATAGCTTTGAAAAAGCGGAAAAGGTTATGTTAGAACATGCTTGTGCAAGAGCAATAGAAAAATCAAATATAAAAAAAGAGGATATAAATTTTTTTATAAGCGGAGATTTAATGAATCAGATAACATCTAGCAGTTTTGCGGCTAGGACTTTAGGGATGCCATATTTAGGAATTTTTGGTGCGTGTTCTAGTTCAATGGAAGGATTAGCATTAGCTGCTCAATTAATAGATAGTAAGTCAGCTAAATATGTTATGGCATCTGCAAGTAGCCATAATGCAACTGCAGAAAAACAATATAGATATCCTACAGAGTATGGTGGTCAAAGACCTCCTACTGCTCAATGGACAGTAACTGGGGCTGGAGCTGCAGTACTGTGTGGCGAAGGAGTTGGTCCTAGAGTAACTTCGGCTACCATGGGAAGAGTAATAGATATGGGGATATCAGACCCATATAACATGGGAGCTGCTATGGCACCGGCTGCAGTAGATACTATAGAGGCGCATTTTAGAGATTTAAATATTGATGATTCATATTATGATTTAATTGCCACTGGAGATTTAGGCAAGGTAGGACACGAAATTGCTATCAGTTTATTAAAAGATCATGGTATAGAAATGATGCCTAATATATTTACCGACTGTGGGCTTTTAATATATAAAAAAGATCAGCCAGTTTTTTCGGGTGGTAGTGGTTGTGGGTGCTCAGCTACTGTAACATATGGGCATTTTCTTAATCGTATGCGTAAAGGGGAATTAAAGAGGATATTGATTGTTGCAACTGGTGCATTAATGTCTCCGATATCCTATCAACAAAAGGAAAGCATACCTTGTATTGCTCATGCAGTTTCCATAGAAATGTAA